ATTCAAATTGCCGGTGAGCGAATTTCTGTCCCTGCGGGAGCCGTGTTCAATATCGAACATGAACGGGAGGGCAATCAGGAGGAGATCGAATTCCAGATCAAGTGGACGCACGAAGCGTGATGACTTCTTGAGGATTCCCGATCACCCATACCATCGTTCACACCGAAAGCCGGCATCTCCGCGCGCCATGGACACATACCACTTGCATTGTGTACGCGCTTGCGATCATTCCTAACGCATTGATTTCCA
This Desulfatitalea tepidiphila DNA region includes the following protein-coding sequences:
- a CDS encoding amphi-Trp domain-containing protein, whose translation is MAKKKKRDLEKSYPTAEFVAKLRRFADALESGRRFRIQIAGERISVPAGAVFNIEHEREGNQEEIEFQIKWTHEA